The sequence below is a genomic window from Pseudomonas cremoricolorata.
AAGAGAAAACGAGACGATTCTCATCGATCCCTCGACCGAAGTTAGACCGGTAGGTGGCATTCGCCCATCGTACAGCTAGATTCTTGAACGTAGCCTCGCCCCCAGAGATGTTGGCGCTACAGCAGCCGTGTGACTCATCAGCCTGATGGCCGACCTGCCAGGCAATGACCTTCTAGACTGGATACAAGGGCATACAGAGGCCGGATTGAAATGAAAATCACAGGTCGTGTGGAAGTGGATGCAGTGACCGACGTGCGTTGCGACATTTGCAGCAGCTCCACTCGTTCGGAAAGCGGCAACTTGGAGTATGGGATGCTCCAGGCAAATTGGGGCTATGGTGCGCAGCATGACGGTCAACGCTATGAGGTGCACCTGTGCACTGCGTGAAGCGGTGCTGAGCCAAGGCGTAATTCACGCCGATGAAACACCGGTGCAAATGCTTGCGCCAGGCGAGAAGAAAACCCACCGGGCCTATGTATGGGCCTACAGCACGACGCCGTTTTCAGCGCTGAATGCGGTGGTGTATGACTTCAGCCCAAGCCGCGCAGGCGAACATGCGCGCAACTTCCTGGACACCTGGAATGGCAAGTGGGTCTGCGATGACTTCGCGGGCTACAAAGCCGGTTTTGAGCAAGGCATCACTGAAATCGGCTGCATGGCTCATGCTCGCCGCAAGTTCTTCGACCTGCATGTCGCGAACAAAAGTCAGCTGGCCGAACAGGCGCTGCACTCGATTAGCGGTTTGTACGAGGTTGAACGCCAGGCTCGGGATATGAGCAACGAAGACCGTTGGCGAATACGTCAGGAAATGGCGGTACCGATCAGCAAAAAACTGCATGGCTGGATGTTGGCCCAGCGCGACCTGGTGCCGAACGGATCAGCCACGGCGAAAGCCCTCGATTACAGCCTGAAACGCTGGGTAGCGCTGACGCGCTACCTGGACGATGGGGCTGTGCCCATCGACAACAATCAGGTCGAGAACCAGATACGGCCATGGGCGCTCGGGCGCTCGAACTGGTTGTTTGCCGGGTCGCTGCGCAGTGGCAAACGGGCCGCGGCGATCATGAGCCTGATCCAGTCGGCGCGCATGAATGGGCATGATCCGTATGCCTATCTCAAAGATGTGCTGACGCGGCTGCCGACGCAACGGGCCAGTGAGATCGGGCAGCTGCTGCCGCATCAGTGGGTGCCAGCCTGACTTACGCAAGGAGAGTTCGCCGGACGCTTACCCCTGACTGGCACTCTCTCTGAAATAGACGTTCACTGCGGCGAGTATGATTGGTTGAGCGTAAGCCGCAGTGAGGAGGATGTAGGATGCTTACGCTACCAGTTGAAGCCGAGGGGCGAGCGCAAGATAGTCTTTAGGCATTGTCGCCAGGATTCGTGCGACTTGGGCTTGTGGAAGCTTGGCAGAAAGCAGCACCTCAAGCTTTTCAATACGCTCTTGGACTGCCCGAGCACGATCCCACTGAACGCTGAACCTCTTCGCAGCTACTTTCTGCTCTACAAGCACAAGATGGCGATTGTGGTCGTAGGTGTAGCGCATAGTGACTTTACTCGGGGACTCTTCCTCGACCGACTCCGTGAAGGTCAACTCGAAGATCAGCCCGGCGGAGGTCTTGCGTGCGGAAGACTCGACATAGTCCTCCTCAAATAGGTTGTCGACCAATTCGCTTGGCTGAACACCACGGGTTACGTGTAGGGTTGTGAGCTCGTCAACAAGCGTTTTGATGGTTTCGAGACTCATTTCAGCATACCCCTCAGTTCAGCCATGATCACCTCGACATGCTCGATGGACCTGGACAGCGCATTGGTGTCCCGTTCAGCGACCTTACCGAATTTCTTCACGAGCTTGGCGTTAATAGATCTCACCAGTATACCGTCGTTAGGCATTGTGGATTGAATTCCCACCAAGTGACGACTGAATTTCGGATAAAGGGTAGACGCTTTTGCGTCGATTCCTAAGTCGCTCAGTAGGGTCGCCACCTCATCTTGCGCCTTCTTGGTGAGTATCTCGCGCATCTGCCTGCGGGCGATCTCCGGCCGCTTTGCCACGAGATTAGGGTCAATCGTCTGAGCAGCCTTCCGGGTTTCAGCGTTGATGATGAGGCTCTTGAACTGAGCCAAGGTGGCTTCATCGTAACCCGCGAGAGCTGACATCTCCTGTAGCTTCTGGGTCGCGATGGAGTCGATTTCAGCCCGTTTTTCAGAAAAGATCTTGTTGAAATCGAGGTCATCAAGGTAGGAATCTTGATCGCTCACAAACGCATCAGATGAAGTGACACCCGCCAAGGACTGTTCTTTTCGCGTGTACTCTATGTCAGTGATGGTGTACTCGCGCGTCCGCTGATGCTGGGCGCGGTCCACTTCCTTCTGGAAAGCACTCCACATCGAATCAAGGCCAGTTTCCTCGTGGTAAATCACCACCGCATTGTTGTCGACCTCAAATGCGGTGATTTCTTCAGCCGGGATCGCACGCAGTACACGGCCGACGATCTGCGCAAAGGCGTTGATGCTGCGGTAAGGCCGGAACAGGGCGAGCACTGTGAGGTAACGGTGGTCGTAGCCCTCCATGAGCATGTTTACGGAGATGACAACGTCGCACTCGTGGTTGTCGATCGCCCGGAATGCGGCATCGAGATCCGACTGCTCCATATTGCTATGCACGATAGCCGCAGTGAGGCTCTTGGATTGGTACCAAGCCTGGAGATCTACGGCATGGGTAATGCTGCACCCAACGGCGAGGATCTTGTGCGGCACGTTCGGCGACACCTTACGTAGCTCGCTGAGATTGGCAATGCTCTGCTCGATCACATCCATCGAGCATTCAGGCGAAAGCGCGACGCTTCGTTCTAGCCACTCCTTGTCCTTGAGGGCAAGAACCTCATCCTTAGACAAACGAACACCCGGTTGCTCTGCCAGAGTGAAGTACAGTTCGTGAGCGTTGACGGTCTGTTTCCTCAACCACTTGACGTACCGATCTCGCATGACTTCCGACAGAGGCGTTTCATGGATGAGCCTTCCAGGAACCTCTTGTTTGTCACCACGGAAAGGAGTGCCAGTGATGAAAATCTTTTTGGCCTTAGCGAAATATCCAAGGGTTCTCTGCCACGTGTCGGCCGGGGCGTGGTGGCCCTCATCGATGATGATGAGATCGAAGAAGTCAGGCGACACACGCCTGGTTAAGCACCCGTCTCGCTCGCTGTGGACCTGCTGAATGTTCGAGTAGACGAAGTGGCTCAGCTCCAAGCTAGAGGAGAGAGTCTTGGAGTTGTACTCGCAGATGACTGGAAGGTCATCAGCACTGAAAATAATGTCCTGATTGATCCAGAAATTGTCTTCCAGAAGCTCTTGGGTTTTGCGGATGCTCTGCTTAGTCACCAGGTTGGGCGTTACTATGAGGACACGGCCCTTAGCCAGCCCATACGGTACGATGGAGATCAGCCCACTTTTTCCTGTGCCGGTCGGGAGAACGATCAAAGCGTCTTCGTCGGAGCTAGCGAAATGGTCCTGCGCTTTGATGTATGCCTCGATTTGGGGCGTACGCAGCTTGTTGTTGCCAAGAATATTGGCTGCCGTTTCGGTGAAGTAATTCATAGACAGTCGCGATTCCTATCGGCGGCGCGCGCCATGGTGCTCGCCCACTGAGCAAGTACTCGGTGGCCGGCAAACAGGGGTCGGTGGGGTTGAGGTGCAGCAGAGCAGAGCATAGAAATATCCATATTTCGTGCAGGGCGTCATGAGCTTCTTTACCGCAAAGCGTGCGGGCTGATCAGAATTATAGCCTAGTGATATCACGCTATGGAGGCTGATCTGGCTGAAAAAATCATTTCCAGCGGGATGCAGAAATTTCCGTCGCTTCGAGGTTTCACCACCCTCTAGTCTGAGACTTTTCGGCCTTTGCGTTTGCGTCCAGGACGCGTGTCAACCACCGCTGGGATGCCTGTCAGCATTCCGACAGGCTCTTCAACAGTCTTTTCAGGAGGCCAGAAAAGAGGCAGAGCCTCTGCTCTGTGCGCTGCTCTCTGCGCGAGAACTGACCGCGCTTCCTCAATGAATTGCTGCATCATTAGCCATTTGTCGGTTTTTATCTTTCGACGCCCCTTCACTTTTTGTCTTCCTCTAACTAGCTTCTGAAGCTTCGAGTAATGATAGGTGGCAAACCGCACTCTCACTGTCGAGTACTGAAATTCTTCAGATTATCGGAAAAACAGACGCCCAGCTGAAATGCCTGACCGATGAATTGTCGGGCTAGCGACAGGGCTAGTCATTGATATATCCCAAACTCAACCCTATCCAAATAATCCTTAACGACCTGGAATCCAATAGCATTATCTATAAGGTCGATGGGAGTCAGGCCTTCCAAATACCGACATGGACGGCTAAGCCAGTCTTCAGCAGTTGTTTGTTTTCCAAATACATCACTGGCGCGCTCCAAAATTTTAGCATATTGAAAAGCTACGGCACTTTGATACGCGCTCAGGCGAACCAGATGATTTTTATTAAGCTGCCTTCGTATGGATCGTCTCGTGGCCCCTACAATTTTTTCACTTACTTGAGGCCTTGAATATAGATTAGACAACGATATCATAACAAGAGCATCGTGTAGTGCAAATCCGCAGAGTACCAAAGAGACGACATCGGACGGAGAGAGCTGTCCTATAGGTATTTTAGTTAAACATCCGATAGGGGTTTGAACTTCGTTGACTGGGATGGATTTACTACTTTGGCTAGTGATCATTTCAGATGCTCCAGCAATCGGCTGCACCCCAAAATTATAGCTTATCAATCCAGTGACGCTTAGCAGTCGCACGCACTTCTGCTAGGCAACATACTCGGCAATACCAAGGGAAAGGTTCGACGAAGCCTCGCATAAAATCGCAGCCGCTTCGTCTACCCCAAAAATCACTTATCAACGCACATGCTTTTTGAATATTGCCAGCTTAGCAACCGTCTCATGATAGTTGCTAAAATCTACAGCCATCGCTGGATCTGTAAATATTGTTGTATATTGCATGTCTTGGCTGATTGTAACCATAGAGGGATCGACAACCAAATTTTTAGCTTGAATGAAACCCTTTACGATATCGCGAAATCGCGGCTCGGTATGACGATACTCTGAAGTGTGGATATTGGTAATCTCGCCAGTTCGCACACAGGGTATTCCGTCAGGTGACATATCAAACAATTGCTGTTTTTGTGCCATTAACTCTACTGCGACTGAGCGCCGACAGGCTTCATAAAAGTCATGGCGTAAGCTGCGAGCTCTTCCGGATACGCATGCTGGATATCCAAAGTCAGTAGTACTCCCGTCAATCCTTAAGAGGTGAAAGCAACTTGTGGGGTGATCTGGTGATTTGTTCTTGAAAAATCCTTTAACCCCGAGCCCGATTTTTTGCTCTGCGTCTGGATGTCTCTGTAAAAGCTCATACAAGATGTCTTCGTCATCAGAGTTCAAAAACTCTCCGTCAGCGTAGCGGGCAAGCATGGCTTTGAAGAAAGCCGTTGCCTCAGCTTGCTTGGGGAAGGTCTTACTTGGCAGTACCACAGGTTTTGCAGGCATACAAACCTCCCTTTCATTGCACGCGATGGTTATCCATGTTCGGCATACCGAGATTACCACACGGTTTTCTCTGCAGATGCACCTTCCATGGTTGCTCATCGTGGAACAAGGTTGACCTACCGCAGATTACGCCTGGCCATCGTCCACAGCTGTAATCCGCAAGGTTCAACGAGCAGATTTTTGGGGCAGCAGGTTACGACGGCTAGCGATGTGCTGAGTCACTACCAAGCAAAATGATCTTTTCAAGCAAGTTACGGAGATTTTTAGCCCACGGATGCAACAAGCCTAAAAAGTAGGCCAAAAATCGCTTGCTGTTTGCTAGCATGGTCAGTGCGAACGGAAATAGCGTAGACTGACTTAACCATATGTGATCGATAATTTATGAGAATCTTTTCACCCTTGCCTGGCGAGTATATTGCTTCAGCCCTAAAACGAGGAAACGAGTTACTCGGCATTAAATCTATACGCACCGAGGATTTTTATATAAAACCGATACCAAGGGTAGGCTTTGGAATTAGCAAATCCATGTTGCCACTGAAGGCTGAATGGAGAGAACATCCAAAATTCAAATTTCCCGAATTCATATCGAAATATAACATCACTGAATCTGTTCTAAACAACCATACCCTGCACCCACTGAATGCAGCACTAGGCCGTTCGCGAGCATTAACAGAAGTCACTCCAAAAACTTGGACGAGAATTTGCCCTGAATGCGTACTAGAGGACATTGAAGAGCATGGGAGCCCGTATATACACCGAAGACATGTATTATCTTTTGTCATGGTCTGTAGCATACACGGCTCACCGCTGATTGACACCTGCCCATACTGTTCAGTTAGCATAAAGAAACATGACATAACACATCTACGCATTTGCAGCATACGCTACAAATACTCAAAACAATCAAAATCTCAAAAAAAATCGACTCCACGGTTATATGCGCAATTCATTGCAGACTTATTGCAATACCGCGGCGCCATGGCCAAAAGTGGTAAAGCTGAGGCTTTAATCTGCTGTAGCGTACACTTAAAATATGGCCGCAGGCATGCAGATTTTAATGCCAGCATGGGAATAGACTCAGTCATAGAGGAGGAGCTTGGAATATCAGTAAATACAAAAATCAACGTTTGGTCGATGGACAGGAACATTTCGCTTTATGCTTTCCTAGGATGCCAAACTGCTGAAAACTATCTGAAGCTCCTATCAGATGAAGAATCTGTGAGCCAATTAAATAAGGCCTTGGATGACGCTTGGATTACTAAATGGCAACACTATTGACAGCTAATTTTTACCCCGAAGAAGTGCAAGACATTCTTCATCATTAAGTTTAGGCACTCTGATACCTGAGAATCGGTACACGACACTCTTCGCACACCCTTCAGTCAACGAATAGGTTTCAATCGCCCACTTAATTTTTCTCACTTGATGATCATGGGAAGACTCAAGTAGCTCTTCCATCAATGCAATGCTTGTAGGGAAATTATTTGGCTTTCTCAGAAAGTCATGACCACAGGCTACCAGCCTGCATAATGAGGCACGGGTAACCTTCTGCGGTTTACCCTCTGCAGAGCGTAACCGTTCATTCGCGAGCAAAAGCTCGCGCCCAAGCGCAGAGTCTCTTGCCTCCCAGTCGATCAGGTTCCCTCGTGACCGGATGAAAGGGTGCGCAGCTACATACTGCGCTAACCACTTCCTATCGTGACGGTAGAGCCACAGATAACCAGGCTTCTCGTGACATTTCAGGTTGTCGCTGGTGGAAAACGCTGATCTGCGAGCTCCAATTTCGCTCTCGTTAGCTAGGTTGGCTGAAACCTTGCCGCACGTGAGATCGCCATTGTGGGAAGCAGCTCTTGGGCGGAAGAGCTTCATCTGCTCTAGATCTAAAGCCAGAAGCCAGCAGAGGAAGTAGAACTTGAAAGGCTGCACGACTCCGCGTGGTCGCAGGACTCGAAAGACCCAGTCAGGGGAATGGGCGACTTCTTGAAACTCAGGCGCGCGAGGACTGGAAAGGAGACGACGGTCCAGGAAAGCCCTCAGCATTCGCTCTCGGATCCTCCCTGACTGGATGAATCCCATCTCTTCCAGACGGAGCCTTAGAAATTCACCCGCTAGGAGCGTCTGTACGCTTGTAGGGTTTTCCAGTCCCCAAAGCTGCATCTCCGCAATCAAGCCGGCTGCCGTCTCACCAGACCATTGCAGTACCGGAGTGCCCTTTGCTTCATCGGGTAAGAGCATGCAACGCCAATCTGCCCCATCCGGGAATGTCATCGCCCAAAGCACGTCTTTATGAAGGGGACAGATACAGGTGCCAACAGCCTGGTGAACGCGATGCCAGTAAGCTACGCCGTACCTCAGGAGGTCTTCACTGACGCACCTTTTGCAATACCTGAACGATGCATGCTTCAAAAACCTTGAGGCGGTAAGACCGAGACTCATTTTGAGCCCTGTACCACGATTGCCAGCCATGGCGACACAGGCGGCGCAATACGTCGCATCGGGTACAAATGGCTGATAAAGAGGCATAAGGGTAAAGCGATCGATCAGCACGTTTACTGGATAGGCTGTTCCCAGCCGTTGCGACAGCCCCTCCAAACAACACGGTAGAATAGAGCCACATGTCCTGGAATACGCGCCAAATAGTTCCTGGCTTGTCACACGGTAGCTGGGGTTGGCCGACAGCCTGTGGTACCGGACGGCCAAGCTGTATAGCGACTCATCAGGAAACGGCTCTGGAAAGAAAAATAGACGCTCCACTGAACTCACCCCATTCATGTCACCAAGTGGCGTCTTTATCCACCCAGCCGTGCTGTTCGAGTTGAGTCTGCACATCTTTTTCTTTGATGAAATGGGCTTTCTTAACAACCCCGTCTTCAACCGGGACTAATGGCCGACTAGCTACCTTGGGAGCATCTTTGTCCTCATATTCACTCACAGGGGCAATTGAAGCCTGAGTCAGCAGAGAGAGATGTGACCTGTCCGCTCGCCGCGCCAGATCGTAGTTCATCATCTGAGCGATCTGGTCCTTCGTGGGCATCATGTCCTCAAAGTCAGCGATCTGCAGAGGGTCACC
It includes:
- a CDS encoding DCL family protein; translation: MPAKPVVLPSKTFPKQAEATAFFKAMLARYADGEFLNSDDEDILYELLQRHPDAEQKIGLGVKGFFKNKSPDHPTSCFHLLRIDGSTTDFGYPACVSGRARSLRHDFYEACRRSVAVELMAQKQQLFDMSPDGIPCVRTGEITNIHTSEYRHTEPRFRDIVKGFIQAKNLVVDPSMVTISQDMQYTTIFTDPAMAVDFSNYHETVAKLAIFKKHVR
- a CDS encoding TnsD family Tn7-like transposition protein — protein: MLLPDEAKGTPVLQWSGETAAGLIAEMQLWGLENPTSVQTLLAGEFLRLRLEEMGFIQSGRIRERMLRAFLDRRLLSSPRAPEFQEVAHSPDWVFRVLRPRGVVQPFKFYFLCWLLALDLEQMKLFRPRAASHNGDLTCGKVSANLANESEIGARRSAFSTSDNLKCHEKPGYLWLYRHDRKWLAQYVAAHPFIRSRGNLIDWEARDSALGRELLLANERLRSAEGKPQKVTRASLCRLVACGHDFLRKPNNFPTSIALMEELLESSHDHQVRKIKWAIETYSLTEGCAKSVVYRFSGIRVPKLNDEECLALLRGKN
- a CDS encoding OprD family outer membrane porin, producing MAWQVGHQADESHGCCSANISGGEATFKNLAVRWANATYRSNFGRGIDENRLVFSYTVPLM
- a CDS encoding antitoxin Xre/MbcA/ParS toxin-binding domain-containing protein translates to MITSQSSKSIPVNEVQTPIGCLTKIPIGQLSPSDVVSLVLCGFALHDALVMISLSNLYSRPQVSEKIVGATRRSIRRQLNKNHLVRLSAYQSAVAFQYAKILERASDVFGKQTTAEDWLSRPCRYLEGLTPIDLIDNAIGFQVVKDYLDRVEFGIYQ
- a CDS encoding TniQ family protein, which translates into the protein MRIFSPLPGEYIASALKRGNELLGIKSIRTEDFYIKPIPRVGFGISKSMLPLKAEWREHPKFKFPEFISKYNITESVLNNHTLHPLNAALGRSRALTEVTPKTWTRICPECVLEDIEEHGSPYIHRRHVLSFVMVCSIHGSPLIDTCPYCSVSIKKHDITHLRICSIRYKYSKQSKSQKKSTPRLYAQFIADLLQYRGAMAKSGKAEALICCSVHLKYGRRHADFNASMGIDSVIEEELGISVNTKINVWSMDRNISLYAFLGCQTAENYLKLLSDEESVSQLNKALDDAWITKWQHY
- a CDS encoding DEAD/DEAH box helicase — its product is MNYFTETAANILGNNKLRTPQIEAYIKAQDHFASSDEDALIVLPTGTGKSGLISIVPYGLAKGRVLIVTPNLVTKQSIRKTQELLEDNFWINQDIIFSADDLPVICEYNSKTLSSSLELSHFVYSNIQQVHSERDGCLTRRVSPDFFDLIIIDEGHHAPADTWQRTLGYFAKAKKIFITGTPFRGDKQEVPGRLIHETPLSEVMRDRYVKWLRKQTVNAHELYFTLAEQPGVRLSKDEVLALKDKEWLERSVALSPECSMDVIEQSIANLSELRKVSPNVPHKILAVGCSITHAVDLQAWYQSKSLTAAIVHSNMEQSDLDAAFRAIDNHECDVVISVNMLMEGYDHRYLTVLALFRPYRSINAFAQIVGRVLRAIPAEEITAFEVDNNAVVIYHEETGLDSMWSAFQKEVDRAQHQRTREYTITDIEYTRKEQSLAGVTSSDAFVSDQDSYLDDLDFNKIFSEKRAEIDSIATQKLQEMSALAGYDEATLAQFKSLIINAETRKAAQTIDPNLVAKRPEIARRQMREILTKKAQDEVATLLSDLGIDAKASTLYPKFSRHLVGIQSTMPNDGILVRSINAKLVKKFGKVAERDTNALSRSIEHVEVIMAELRGMLK